The Triticum aestivum cultivar Chinese Spring chromosome 3A, IWGSC CS RefSeq v2.1, whole genome shotgun sequence genome includes a region encoding these proteins:
- the LOC123058509 gene encoding aldehyde oxidase GLOX-like — MRSIFSLTMAPLLRPGALAAALLALAVVGGAQGQQVGLLRVPNRSPPTKANMDRVVLPVDNAGGFAGLWNILTENAGVSAMHMAVMRHGKAVMFDTTTTGPSLMQLPAGNCRVDPRSDPPGGMDCSAHAVEFDYNTGAVRPLKILTDTWCSSGAFDVDGMLVQTGGYFEGVKVVRRLNPQGNADWVEFPNTLAEGRWYATQQVLPDGRFIVVGGRRSFSYEFVPAAGQLNTQFTPLPLLQQTTDDVENNLYPFVHLLPEGTIFLFANDRSIIFDPQNGQVLRELPKLNGGARNYPASGMSALLPLDLRRGERLSAEVIVCGGAPKEAFKLGEVNKFPHALRDCARINPSKPGARWAIDFMPVGRVMGDMLILPTGDLLLLNGAAQGCSGWVFAREPVLTPLLYSPRKRRGARFRALAASNIPRMYHSSSAVLPDATVLVAGGNTNSAYNFSGVDFPTEVRVERFNPPYLAPELAATRPEIDMASVPANGVKYGDKLTLRFTSPGPAVTDADMKVTMYAPPFTTHGFSQNQRLLVLQVTAFKPEGNRYKITAQTPSKPTLAPPGYYFVFVLVKGVPSKAAWVKIHP, encoded by the exons ATGAGGAGCATCTTCTCTCTCACAATGGCGCCGCTCCTCCGCCCTGGCGCCCTCGCCGCGGCGCTACTCGCCCTCGCCGTGGTCGGGGGGGCGCAGGGCCAGCAGGTGGGACTCTTGAGGGTGCCGAACAGGTCCCCGCCCACCAAGGCAAACATGGACAGGGTGGTGCTCCCCGTGGACAATGCCGGGGGATTCGCCGGTTTGTGGAACATCCTGACCGAGAACGCGGGCGTGTCCGCGATGCACATGGCCGTGATGCGGCATGGCAAGGCCGTCATGTTCGACACGACCACGACGGGGCCGTCGCTCATGCAGCTGCCGGCAGGGAACTGCCGCGTCGACCCCCGGAGCGACCCGCCGGGCGGCATGGACTGCTCGGCGCACGCCGTGGAGTTCGACTACAACACTGGCGCGGTCCGGCCTCTCAAG ATCTTAACTGATACGTGGTGCTCGTCGGGAGCGTTCGACGTGGACGGCATGCTGGTGCAAACGGGCGGCTACTTCGAAGGGGTGAAGGTTGTGAGACGCCTGAACCCACAAGGAAATGCCGACTGGGTCGAGTTCCCCAATACCTTGGCCGAAGGAAGATG GTACGCAACGCAGCAGGTGCTCCCAGACGGCCGCTTCATCGTGGTCGGCGGGCGGCGATCGTTCAGCTACGAGTTCGTCCCGGCCGCCGGCCAGTTGAACACCCAATTCACTCCCCTCCCGCTTCTTCAACAAACGACCGATGACGTGGAGAACAACCTGTACCCCTTCGTCCACCTCCTCCCGGAGGGGACCATCTTCCTCTTCGCCAACGACCGCTCCATCATTTTCGACCCACAGAACGGGCAGGTCCTCCGCGAGCTCCCGAAGCTCAACGGCGGTGCACGGAACTACCCTGCCTCCGGCATGTCCGCTCTCCTTCCCCTCGACCTCCGCCGCGGCGAGAGGCTGAGCGCGGAGGTGATAGTCTGCGGCGGCGCCCCCAAGGAAGCCTTCAAGCTCGGCGAGGTCAACAAGTTCCCGCACGCGCTCCGGGACTGCGCGCGCATCAACCCGTCTAAGCCCGGGGCGCGGTGGGCGATCGACTTCATGCCAGTGGGCCGCGTGATGGGCGACATGCTCATACTGCCCACCGGAGACCTCCTGCTGCTCAACGGCGCGGCCCAGGGCTGCTCGGGGTGGGTTTTCGCCCGGGAACCGGTGCTGACCCCGCTTCTCTACTCTCCGCGGAAACGACGGGGCGCGCGGTTCCGCGCCCTGGCCGCGTCCAACATCCCACGCATGTACCACTCCAGCAGCGCGGTGCTGCCCGACGCCACCGTGCTCGTGGCCGGCGGCAACACCAACTCGGCCTACAACTTCTCTGGCGTCGACTTCCCGACGGAGGTGCGCGTCGAGCGGTTCAACCCGCCGTACCTCGCCCCGGAGCTTGCGGCCACCAGGCCGGAGATCGACATGGCGTCGGTCCCAGCGAACGGGGTGAAGTACGGGGACAAGCTCACACTCAGGTTCACGTCGCCCGGGCCAGCCGTGACCGACGCCGACATGAAGGTGACCATGTACGCGCCGCCGTTCACCACACACGGCTTCTCGCAGAACCAGCGGCTGCTGGTACTGCAGGTCACCGCGTTCAAGCCAGAAGGGAACAGGTACAAGATCACGGCCCAGACGCCGTCGAAGccgaccctcgcgccgccaggCTACTACTTCGTGTTCGTTCTGGTCAAGGGGGTGCCGAGCAAAGCCGCTTGGGTGAAGATACACCCCTGA